A portion of the Flavobacterium magnum genome contains these proteins:
- a CDS encoding stage II sporulation protein M, with amino-acid sequence MREIAFIKQNKEKWLEFEQVIFGKTKKNPDEIASLYIHLMNDLSYAKTYYPKSKTVVYLNHLAATIYQKIYKTKRHETNRIVYFFKTEVPLLVYEYRRYLLFAFVFFFLTVGIGALSAAYDETFCRLILGDGYVNTTLQNIRDGNPVAIYKSGSHLGGFIAITLNNLRVGAICFVSGILGGFGTFYFALNNGVMLGSFQYFFYQHGVFWPSVRGIWIHGSMEIFAIVVETAAGFILGASILFPRTYSRINSLMIGFKVSLKIFLSTVPFTIAAGFLEGFITRYSVDMPHWLSVFIILSTLSAISFYFLIYPTIVNKKVYQDAAI; translated from the coding sequence ATGAGAGAAATTGCGTTTATTAAGCAAAATAAGGAAAAATGGCTGGAATTCGAGCAGGTCATCTTTGGCAAAACTAAGAAAAATCCCGATGAGATTGCGAGCCTTTACATTCACCTGATGAATGACCTCTCTTATGCAAAGACGTATTATCCCAAAAGCAAGACCGTGGTGTACCTGAACCACCTGGCTGCGACGATCTACCAGAAGATTTACAAGACCAAACGACACGAAACCAACAGGATTGTGTATTTCTTCAAAACCGAAGTGCCGCTGCTGGTGTATGAATACCGGCGGTATCTGCTGTTTGCTTTCGTGTTTTTCTTTCTCACGGTCGGTATCGGCGCATTATCCGCAGCTTATGACGAGACTTTTTGCAGGCTGATCCTTGGCGACGGCTATGTGAATACCACCTTACAGAATATCCGCGACGGCAATCCGGTTGCCATTTACAAGAGCGGCAGCCACCTGGGCGGATTTATTGCCATTACGCTGAACAATCTCCGGGTGGGCGCGATTTGCTTTGTGTCAGGGATACTTGGCGGTTTCGGTACGTTCTATTTTGCGCTGAACAACGGCGTGATGCTGGGTTCGTTCCAGTATTTCTTTTACCAGCACGGCGTATTCTGGCCCAGCGTACGCGGAATCTGGATCCATGGTTCTATGGAGATTTTTGCGATTGTGGTGGAAACCGCCGCCGGATTCATCCTCGGCGCCTCGATATTGTTTCCAAGGACCTATTCCAGGATCAATTCTCTCATGATTGGGTTTAAGGTCAGCCTGAAAATCTTCCTGTCCACCGTGCCGTTCACGATCGCAGCAGGGTTTCTCGAAGGTTTTATTACGCGGTACTCGGTCGATATGCCGCACTGGCTCAGCGTGTTCATCATCTTGTCGACGTTGTCGGCCATTTCGTTTTATTTCCTGATTTATCCCACCATCGTAAACAAAAAAGTCTATCAAGATGCAGCAATTTGA
- a CDS encoding DUF4129 domain-containing protein: MNKLLIIGIFFMLSFSGGDVALAFAKNAPAQKLSHKTVLVDESNRVKPTFPDLRKKYRTDEFVYEARAKKMSAWDRFMEWLRDIFGGQGSGNSGNNLGVITKIVAGAIIFFVIFLIVKSIMNKEGKWIFGKRSDKNILRYDEMEKNLQAVDFEKLIRETRISGEKRLMVRYYYLWLLKRMSAQGYITWDAEKTNSDYADELRNSDFKPDFDYLSYLYNYIWYGEFDIDEQTLEKAASAFEKTIKTIPS; this comes from the coding sequence TTGAATAAATTATTGATCATCGGCATCTTTTTCATGCTCTCGTTTTCGGGAGGCGATGTCGCATTGGCTTTCGCCAAAAACGCTCCGGCGCAAAAGCTGTCCCATAAGACAGTACTCGTGGACGAATCAAACAGGGTAAAGCCTACTTTCCCTGACCTCAGGAAAAAATACCGCACAGACGAATTCGTGTATGAGGCGCGTGCAAAAAAAATGAGTGCCTGGGACCGTTTCATGGAATGGCTCCGGGACATTTTCGGCGGTCAGGGAAGCGGCAACTCGGGGAACAATCTCGGAGTCATCACGAAGATAGTTGCCGGCGCCATCATTTTTTTCGTCATTTTCCTGATTGTAAAATCCATCATGAACAAGGAAGGAAAATGGATTTTCGGAAAAAGATCGGATAAAAACATCTTACGCTACGACGAGATGGAGAAAAACCTCCAGGCGGTAGATTTTGAAAAGCTGATCCGTGAGACGCGGATTTCAGGCGAAAAAAGGCTCATGGTCCGATACTATTATCTTTGGCTGCTGAAGAGAATGTCCGCCCAGGGGTACATCACATGGGACGCCGAAAAAACCAATTCCGATTACGCCGACGAGTTGAGAAACAGTGATTTTAAACCTGACTTCGATTATTTGTCCTATCTGTACAATTACATCTGGTATGGTGAGTTCGACATCGATGAGCAAACGCTCGAAAAAGCGGCATCGGCCTTTGAGAAAACCATCAAAACGATTCCGTCATGA
- a CDS encoding DUF4350 domain-containing protein: MSRTIKIYIALIVMLVVLIAVLDSSQPKPIDWSATYGITEKKPFGLYIFDKEIRGIFRPNTVTPVSVTAYEYFLPTYAGDSAKHFGGPRKTFVSIAGGELLDKESVSALLAFVADGNHAFISAKRLPVWLLDTLRLKARYDCESTEGIYNWVANPNLGTKKYHIYEGRCNGYFSELDTLHTEVLGYQSGDTAKVNFVKVPFKKGSVILHTQPAAFTNFHLLKDDHAEYAEKVLAYIPKNDILWYVKGQDGDRKSQSMFRIILGNPQLTWAWYIFLFGLVGFLIFNAKRKQRIVPIIRPLENTTIDFAKTIGNLYFQEGDHDNIIEKKIIYFLEKVRQDYMIDTAVLDEQFVRKLQLKSGKNIEDIEHLVYLIRKSRSDYRAVESDLIEISQAIEKIVS, from the coding sequence ATGAGCAGGACCATCAAGATATACATCGCCCTGATTGTGATGCTGGTCGTGCTGATTGCCGTGCTCGACAGCAGCCAGCCCAAGCCAATCGACTGGTCGGCCACGTACGGGATTACGGAAAAGAAACCGTTCGGACTCTACATTTTCGATAAGGAGATCCGCGGCATTTTCAGGCCGAATACCGTAACGCCTGTTTCTGTCACCGCCTACGAATATTTCCTGCCGACCTATGCCGGGGACTCTGCGAAGCATTTCGGCGGTCCGCGGAAAACATTTGTATCGATTGCAGGCGGCGAACTCCTCGACAAAGAGTCGGTTTCCGCACTGCTGGCCTTCGTGGCCGATGGGAACCATGCGTTCATCAGTGCCAAGCGCCTGCCTGTATGGCTGCTGGACACGCTCCGGTTGAAGGCGCGGTATGACTGTGAATCGACAGAAGGCATATACAACTGGGTAGCAAACCCCAATCTGGGTACAAAAAAGTATCACATTTACGAGGGGCGCTGTAACGGCTATTTTTCAGAGCTGGACACGCTGCACACCGAGGTACTCGGCTATCAAAGCGGCGACACCGCCAAGGTGAATTTTGTAAAGGTGCCATTTAAAAAGGGGTCGGTCATCCTGCACACGCAGCCCGCAGCTTTTACGAACTTCCACCTGCTCAAGGATGACCATGCCGAATACGCCGAAAAAGTCCTGGCTTACATCCCGAAAAATGACATCCTCTGGTACGTCAAAGGGCAGGACGGCGACAGGAAATCGCAGTCGATGTTCCGGATTATCCTCGGCAATCCGCAACTCACCTGGGCTTGGTATATCTTCCTTTTCGGATTGGTCGGTTTCCTAATTTTCAACGCCAAACGAAAACAGCGGATCGTCCCGATTATCAGGCCGTTGGAAAACACAACGATTGATTTTGCCAAGACGATTGGCAACTTATATTTCCAGGAAGGCGATCACGACAACATCATTGAGAAGAAAATCATTTATTTCCTTGAAAAAGTACGTCAGGATTATATGATTGACACCGCAGTGCTTGACGAGCAGTTTGTTCGGAAACTGCAGCTGAAGTCAGGGAAAAACATTGAAGACATCGAACACCTGGTATACCTGATCCGCAAAAGCCGCAGCGACTACAGAGCCGTCGAAAGCGATTTGATCGAGATCAGCCAGGCCATCGAAAAAATAGTCAGTTAA
- a CDS encoding AAA family ATPase: MENFENGAENQPKGENINFESRLDLKPLQESLTAVKAELASVIVGQHKMVDQLLVAILSNGHVLLEGVPGVAKTITAKLLARTLNIDFGRIQFTPDLMPSDILGTSVFDLKKSEFEFKKGPIFANLILIDEINRAPAKTQAALFEVMEERQITIDGQSFAMEAPFLVIATQNPIEQEGTYRLPEAQLDRFLFKISIDYPKLDEEISIIQREHQLQDHGKLDNIKMLLTAADIKNYQSLVKQVIVEPNLLEYIAKIVVNTRENAFLYLGASPRASIAILNAAKGFAAIRGRDFVTPEDIKEAAVPVLQHRVIVTPEREMEGITSTEIIKTILDSVEIPR; this comes from the coding sequence ATGGAAAATTTTGAAAACGGGGCTGAAAACCAGCCAAAAGGTGAAAACATCAATTTCGAGTCGCGTCTGGATCTCAAGCCGCTTCAGGAAAGCCTGACCGCTGTAAAGGCAGAGCTGGCTTCGGTCATCGTGGGCCAGCACAAAATGGTTGACCAGCTGCTCGTCGCCATTTTGTCAAACGGCCATGTCCTGCTTGAAGGGGTGCCTGGGGTGGCCAAAACCATCACGGCCAAGTTGCTGGCGCGTACGCTCAATATCGATTTTGGACGCATCCAGTTCACGCCCGACCTGATGCCGTCAGATATTTTGGGAACATCAGTATTTGACCTCAAGAAATCAGAATTTGAATTTAAGAAAGGACCGATTTTTGCCAACCTGATCCTCATCGACGAGATCAACCGCGCACCGGCTAAAACCCAGGCTGCACTGTTCGAAGTGATGGAAGAGCGCCAGATTACCATTGACGGTCAGTCGTTTGCGATGGAAGCACCCTTCCTGGTGATTGCCACGCAAAACCCGATTGAGCAGGAAGGCACCTACCGTCTTCCGGAGGCGCAACTCGACAGGTTCCTGTTCAAGATTTCGATTGATTATCCAAAACTCGATGAGGAAATTTCGATTATCCAGCGTGAGCATCAGTTGCAGGATCATGGCAAACTGGACAATATCAAAATGTTGCTTACGGCAGCAGATATTAAAAATTACCAATCGCTGGTCAAACAGGTGATCGTCGAGCCGAACCTGCTGGAATACATCGCGAAAATAGTCGTCAACACGCGTGAAAATGCATTCCTGTACCTTGGCGCCTCACCGCGTGCCTCGATTGCGATACTGAACGCCGCGAAAGGATTTGCCGCGATACGCGGGCGCGACTTTGTTACGCCCGAAGACATCAAGGAAGCTGCGGTGCCGGTGTTGCAGCACCGCGTCATTGTCACTCCGGAACGCGAAATGGAAGGCATTACAAGCACGGAAATTATTAAGACAATTCTCGACTCGGTAGAAATCCCGAGATAA
- a CDS encoding DUF58 domain-containing protein: MGALHFFRRLYINHRFFFMLMGMMLVFICAFIFPFLFDAARFLFFALLFILALDTLIVFVVGKGIDATRAMPEKLSNGDENPITVTIRNFYTFPIRVRIIDEIPFQFQIRNFNIEKKIAASSEKQFTYQLRPVERGEYSFGNLNVYVSSPLGIVSRRFTFEKGRIVPAYPSYVQLRKYDLMAFSNNLFQYGVKKIRRIGHSMEFEQIKEYTQGDDIRTLNWKATAKKNALMVNQFQDEKSQSVYMAIDKGRVMKMPFNGLSLLDYAINATLVLSNVILKKHDKAGMLTFSKKVENRVVAEKRSSQMEKILESLYNVKTDFFESDYSRLYADIRKNISHRSLILLYTNFESLDGLHRQLPYLKAISKSHLLVVIFFNNTELDAMIRQKSENIRQVYDKAIAEKFAFEKRLIVNELRKYGIHSVLTRPENLTLDTINKYLEIKARGIL, translated from the coding sequence ATGGGCGCATTGCATTTTTTCAGGCGATTGTATATCAACCACCGGTTTTTCTTCATGCTGATGGGGATGATGCTGGTATTCATCTGCGCCTTTATTTTTCCTTTTTTGTTCGATGCGGCGCGTTTCCTGTTTTTTGCACTGCTGTTCATTTTAGCCCTGGACACCCTCATTGTCTTTGTTGTCGGAAAAGGTATTGATGCCACGCGGGCGATGCCGGAAAAATTGTCTAACGGCGATGAGAATCCCATTACGGTCACCATCCGGAATTTTTACACATTCCCGATCCGGGTGCGCATCATAGATGAGATTCCTTTCCAGTTCCAGATCCGCAATTTCAATATAGAAAAAAAGATAGCGGCCTCTTCGGAAAAGCAATTTACCTACCAGCTGCGACCGGTCGAACGCGGTGAATATTCGTTCGGCAACCTGAATGTTTACGTGTCATCGCCGCTGGGAATCGTCTCAAGGCGGTTTACTTTCGAAAAAGGGCGCATCGTTCCTGCATACCCGTCATATGTACAGCTCAGGAAATACGACCTGATGGCTTTCTCGAACAACCTGTTCCAATACGGTGTAAAAAAAATCAGGCGTATCGGGCATTCGATGGAATTCGAACAGATTAAGGAATACACCCAGGGCGACGACATCAGGACGCTGAACTGGAAAGCCACGGCCAAGAAAAATGCACTGATGGTCAACCAATTCCAGGATGAAAAATCACAATCGGTTTATATGGCGATTGACAAAGGCCGTGTGATGAAAATGCCGTTTAACGGCTTGAGCCTGCTGGATTATGCTATCAATGCTACCCTGGTACTTTCTAACGTCATCCTGAAAAAGCACGATAAGGCCGGGATGCTTACCTTTTCCAAAAAAGTTGAAAACCGCGTTGTGGCTGAGAAAAGGTCATCGCAAATGGAAAAGATCCTCGAAAGCCTGTATAATGTCAAAACCGACTTTTTTGAAAGTGATTACAGCCGGCTGTACGCCGACATCCGTAAAAACATCAGCCACCGCAGCCTGATCCTGCTGTACACGAATTTTGAAAGCCTCGACGGCCTGCACCGCCAACTGCCGTACCTGAAAGCGATTTCAAAAAGCCATCTTCTGGTGGTCATTTTCTTTAACAATACCGAACTGGATGCGATGATCCGGCAAAAATCCGAAAACATCAGGCAGGTGTATGACAAAGCCATCGCTGAGAAATTTGCTTTTGAGAAACGGCTCATTGTCAATGAGTTGAGGAAATACGGCATTCATTCGGTGCTGACCCGGCCTGAAAATCTTACTTTGGACACCATCAACAAATATCTCGAGATTAAGGCGCGCGGAATTTTGTAG
- a CDS encoding TrmH family RNA methyltransferase, which produces MKQITSVQNPFIKSLVQLQEKSRARKQSGTFLIEGKREIELALKGGFSLEALLFWPEICPEAEARKLHTQPIEINREVYQKLAYRDTTEGILAVAQSRDLSLDALNLPDNPLILVAESPEKPGNIGALLRTADAAGLDAVIIADAKADLYNPNVVRSSVGCIFTNTVAVGSTLEVIAFLKEKNIAIYCATLQDATPYHTQDYTAPSALVVGTEATGLTQPWRDAATQNIIIPMQGEIDSMNVSVAAAVLIFEAKRQRGF; this is translated from the coding sequence TTGAAACAAATCACTTCGGTTCAAAACCCATTCATAAAATCATTGGTGCAGCTCCAGGAAAAATCCAGGGCGCGCAAACAAAGCGGCACTTTCCTGATTGAAGGCAAACGTGAGATCGAACTGGCGCTGAAGGGTGGCTTTTCCCTTGAAGCACTGTTATTCTGGCCTGAAATCTGCCCCGAAGCCGAAGCGCGCAAATTGCATACCCAGCCGATTGAAATCAACAGGGAAGTATACCAAAAACTCGCTTACCGGGACACTACTGAAGGCATCCTTGCCGTTGCCCAAAGCAGGGATTTGTCGCTCGACGCTTTGAATCTGCCCGACAACCCGCTTATCCTCGTGGCCGAGTCGCCCGAAAAACCCGGAAATATCGGTGCGTTGCTGCGCACTGCAGACGCCGCCGGACTCGACGCTGTCATCATCGCCGATGCCAAAGCGGATTTGTATAATCCCAATGTCGTGCGCTCCAGCGTAGGCTGTATTTTCACCAACACTGTCGCCGTGGGCAGTACACTGGAAGTCATTGCCTTTCTCAAAGAGAAAAATATCGCCATTTACTGCGCCACCTTACAGGATGCGACCCCATACCACACCCAGGACTACACTGCGCCAAGCGCTTTGGTAGTCGGGACCGAGGCAACGGGCCTCACACAACCCTGGCGCGACGCCGCTACACAAAATATCATCATCCCGATGCAGGGCGAAATCGATTCAATGAATGTTTCCGTCGCAGCGGCGGTCTTGATATTTGAGGCGAAACGGCAGCGCGGGTTTTAA